A window of the Candidatus Bathyarchaeia archaeon genome harbors these coding sequences:
- a CDS encoding DNA-directed RNA polymerase subunit N — MIIPVRCFSCGFLIGDKWEDFASRVTEGEAAGKVLDSLGVKRYCCRRMLLSHVEIIDEILKFYEEASKRKLAQAAR, encoded by the coding sequence ATGATTATTCCTGTTCGGTGTTTCAGTTGTGGGTTTCTTATCGGTGATAAGTGGGAGGATTTTGCGAGCAGAGTCACGGAAGGCGAGGCCGCTGGCAAGGTTCTGGACAGTTTGGGCGTTAAACGCTACTGCTGTCGACGCATGTTGCTGTCACATGTTGAGATTATCGATGAAATCCTGAAATTTTATGAGGAAGCGAGCAAGAGGAAACTAGCTCAAGCTGCCCGATAG